One stretch of Streptomyces sp. MMBL 11-1 DNA includes these proteins:
- a CDS encoding formimidoylglutamate deiminase, giving the protein MQLTHRTTGAPVTATYWMDHAWLGTHVEPGVTLDVADGRIAGIRTGVGTPPPGATALRGLTLPGLANTHSHAFHRALRATVQVGSGTFWTWRELMYRTASRLTPDTYFDLARATYAEMALAGITAVGEFHYLHHAPGGTPYANPNAMGEALIAAAAEAGIRITLLDAAYLAAGFGEQPNRHQLRFSDTTAEAWAERASLLKGDDHTLIGAAVHSVRAVPAGQLATVVRWAEERNAPLHVHLSEQTAENDACYAAHGRTPTRLLADHGVLGPRTTGIHNTHLTEADIELLGSSATGTCMCPTTERDLADGIGPAAALQKAGSPLSLGSDSHAVIDLFEEARAMELNERLRTHVRGHWTAAALLRAASADGHAALGRPDAGVLEPGAPADLTTVALDSVRTAGPMPRLAAETAVFAASAADVRHTVVAGRHIVRDGRHTRIEDVPRALAEAVAALHH; this is encoded by the coding sequence GTGCAGCTGACACACCGGACGACGGGCGCGCCCGTCACCGCGACGTACTGGATGGACCACGCCTGGCTCGGCACCCACGTCGAGCCGGGCGTCACCCTCGACGTCGCGGACGGCCGCATCGCCGGGATCAGAACCGGGGTCGGTACCCCGCCGCCCGGCGCGACGGCGCTGCGCGGCCTGACCCTCCCCGGCCTCGCCAACACCCACTCCCACGCCTTCCACCGGGCCCTGCGCGCCACCGTCCAGGTCGGCTCGGGCACCTTCTGGACCTGGCGCGAGCTGATGTACCGGACGGCCTCCCGGCTCACCCCGGACACCTACTTCGACCTGGCCCGCGCCACCTACGCCGAGATGGCGCTGGCCGGCATCACCGCCGTCGGCGAATTCCACTACCTGCACCACGCCCCCGGCGGAACCCCGTACGCCAACCCGAACGCCATGGGCGAAGCGCTGATCGCGGCCGCCGCCGAGGCCGGGATCCGGATCACCCTGCTGGACGCCGCCTATCTCGCCGCCGGATTCGGCGAGCAGCCCAACCGGCACCAGCTGCGCTTCTCCGACACCACCGCCGAGGCCTGGGCGGAGCGCGCCTCCCTCCTCAAGGGCGACGACCACACCCTCATCGGCGCGGCCGTCCACTCCGTCCGGGCGGTCCCGGCCGGACAGCTGGCCACCGTCGTGCGGTGGGCCGAGGAGCGGAACGCCCCGCTCCACGTCCACCTCTCCGAGCAGACGGCGGAGAACGACGCCTGCTACGCCGCCCACGGCCGCACCCCCACCCGGCTGCTGGCCGACCACGGGGTCCTCGGCCCGCGCACCACCGGCATCCACAACACGCACCTGACCGAGGCGGACATCGAGCTGCTCGGCTCCTCGGCCACCGGCACCTGCATGTGCCCCACCACCGAACGCGACCTGGCCGACGGCATCGGCCCCGCCGCCGCCCTCCAGAAGGCGGGCTCGCCGCTCTCGCTGGGCAGCGACAGCCACGCTGTGATCGACCTCTTCGAAGAGGCGCGCGCGATGGAGCTCAACGAGCGGCTGCGCACGCACGTCCGGGGCCACTGGACGGCCGCTGCCCTGCTCCGCGCCGCCTCCGCCGACGGGCACGCCGCACTCGGCCGCCCCGACGCGGGGGTGCTGGAGCCGGGCGCCCCCGCCGATCTGACCACCGTCGCCCTGGACTCCGTCAGGACGGCCGGACCGATGCCCCGACTGGCAGCGGAAACCGCCGTATTCGCCGCCTCCGCCGCTGATGTGCGGCACACGGTCGTGGCGGGCCGGCACATCGTCCGGGACGGCCGTCACACCCGGATCGAGGACGTGCCCCGGGCGCTCGCCGAGGCCGTGGCCGCCCTGCACCACTGA
- a CDS encoding peptide MFS transporter encodes MASSLTKDSPSSGERTFFGHPRGMATLFMTEMWERFSWYGMRAILTLYLVAAVLDGPLEGREALAASIYGVYNAVVYMAAMPGGWVADRLWGARKAVLVGGIVIALGHFTLALPSDIAFFIGLALIAAGTGLLKPNISAMVGALYEGQSSSRRDAGFTLFYMAINIGGLAAPLLVGYLGEHVNWHLGFGVAGVGMTFAVIQYALGSKHLGDVGKLPAKPASPEERRQMLRKVGLWSGVAVAALLIDLALGTYDIEHIVNVLAVLGVVVPVVYFVSIFRNPALTQEDRPKIKAYVWFFVTAVLFWMIYDQSGSLLTIFADNKTDRFIGGWEFPASWLQSVNPAMVIILAPVFAGLWVKLATRNREPSTPMKFALAMLLIGGSFGIMGLAGAAAANSETGKVTVFWLLAVYLAQTMGEMCLSPVGLSLSTKLAPKMFVGQIMGLWFLATSTGNALNGWTTKLNAPLGDAAYYTLQAVVAVAAGLAFIVAGRKIRALMGNVK; translated from the coding sequence ATGGCGTCCAGCCTGACGAAGGACTCGCCCAGTTCCGGTGAGAGGACCTTCTTCGGCCACCCCCGCGGTATGGCCACCCTGTTCATGACGGAGATGTGGGAACGCTTCTCCTGGTACGGGATGCGCGCCATCCTCACCCTGTACTTGGTGGCCGCTGTGCTCGACGGCCCCCTTGAGGGCCGGGAGGCGCTCGCCGCCTCCATCTACGGTGTCTACAACGCCGTCGTCTACATGGCCGCGATGCCCGGCGGCTGGGTCGCCGACCGCCTCTGGGGCGCCCGCAAGGCCGTTCTGGTCGGCGGCATCGTCATCGCGCTGGGCCACTTCACCCTGGCTCTTCCGAGTGACATCGCGTTCTTCATCGGTCTGGCGCTGATCGCGGCCGGTACGGGTCTGCTGAAGCCGAACATCTCGGCGATGGTGGGCGCGCTCTACGAAGGCCAGTCCAGCTCCCGCCGTGACGCCGGTTTCACCCTCTTCTACATGGCGATCAACATCGGTGGCCTCGCCGCCCCGCTGCTGGTCGGCTACCTCGGCGAGCACGTCAACTGGCACCTCGGCTTCGGCGTCGCCGGTGTCGGCATGACCTTCGCGGTCATCCAGTACGCGCTGGGCTCCAAGCACCTCGGTGACGTCGGCAAGCTGCCCGCGAAGCCCGCCTCTCCCGAGGAGCGGCGGCAGATGCTGCGCAAGGTGGGCCTCTGGTCCGGCGTCGCGGTCGCCGCGCTGCTGATCGACCTGGCGCTGGGCACGTACGACATCGAGCACATCGTCAACGTCCTGGCGGTGCTGGGCGTGGTCGTGCCGGTCGTCTACTTCGTCTCGATCTTCCGGAACCCGGCGCTGACCCAGGAGGACCGGCCGAAGATCAAGGCGTACGTGTGGTTCTTCGTCACCGCCGTGCTCTTCTGGATGATCTACGACCAGTCCGGTTCGCTGCTGACGATCTTCGCGGACAACAAGACGGACCGCTTCATCGGCGGCTGGGAGTTCCCGGCCTCCTGGCTGCAGTCGGTCAACCCCGCCATGGTCATCATCCTGGCCCCGGTCTTCGCCGGGCTCTGGGTCAAGCTGGCCACGCGCAACCGTGAGCCCAGCACGCCGATGAAGTTCGCGCTGGCGATGCTCCTCATCGGCGGCTCCTTCGGCATCATGGGCCTGGCGGGCGCGGCCGCCGCGAACAGCGAGACCGGCAAGGTCACCGTCTTCTGGCTGCTCGCCGTCTACCTGGCGCAGACCATGGGTGAGATGTGCCTCTCCCCGGTCGGCCTGTCGCTGTCCACGAAGCTGGCGCCCAAGATGTTCGTCGGCCAGATCATGGGCCTGTGGTTCCTGGCCACATCGACGGGCAACGCCCTGAACGGCTGGACCACGAAGCTCAACGCCCCGCTGGGCGACGCCGCGTACTACACGTTGCAGGCGGTCGTGGCCGTCGCGGCGGGCCTCGCCTTCATCGTGGCGGGGCGCAAGATCCGCGCGCTCATGGGCAACGTCAAGTAG
- the hutU gene encoding urocanate hydratase: MSGPRPVRAPRGSALTALGWQQEAALRMLQNNLDPEVAEHPDKLVVYGGTGKAARDWRSFDAMVRTLRTLKQDETMLVQSGRPVGVMQTHEWAPRVLIANSNLVGDWANWEEFRRLEALGLTMYGQMTAGSWIYIGTQGILQGTYETFAAVAAKKFGGTLAGTITLTAGLGGMGGAQPLAVTMNDGVAICIDCDPRAIERRIEHRFLDVKADNLEHALQLAVEARDARRPLSIGLLGNAAELLPRMLAESAPIDIVTDQTSAHDPLAYLPLGVDFDDMADLAADKPADFTRRARESMARHVEAMVGFMDAGAEVFDYGNSIRGEAQLAGYDRAFDFPGFVPAYIRPLFCEGKGPFRWAALSGEASDIHKTDKAMLELFPENESLHRWIRMAGERVHFQGLPARICWLGYGERDKAGERFNDMVASGELAAPLAIGRDHLDCGSVASPYRETEAMLDGSDAIADWPLLNAMVNVASGASWVSLHHGGGVGMGRSIHAGQVSVADGTKLAGEKIRRVLTNDPGMGVIRHVDAGYDIAENVAADQGVRVPMTEGN, translated from the coding sequence ATGTCAGGACCCCGCCCCGTTCGGGCACCGCGCGGCAGCGCACTGACCGCCCTGGGATGGCAGCAGGAAGCCGCCCTGCGGATGCTGCAGAACAACCTCGACCCCGAGGTCGCCGAGCACCCCGACAAGCTGGTCGTCTACGGCGGCACCGGCAAGGCCGCCCGTGACTGGCGCTCGTTCGACGCGATGGTCCGCACCCTTCGGACGCTCAAGCAGGACGAGACGATGCTCGTCCAGTCCGGGCGGCCGGTCGGCGTCATGCAGACCCACGAGTGGGCGCCGCGCGTGCTCATCGCCAACTCCAACCTGGTCGGCGACTGGGCCAACTGGGAGGAGTTCCGCCGCCTGGAGGCGCTCGGGCTCACCATGTACGGCCAGATGACCGCCGGGTCCTGGATCTACATCGGCACCCAGGGCATCCTCCAGGGCACCTACGAGACCTTCGCCGCCGTCGCCGCCAAGAAGTTCGGCGGGACGCTGGCCGGGACGATCACCCTGACCGCCGGGCTCGGCGGCATGGGCGGCGCCCAGCCGCTCGCCGTCACCATGAACGACGGCGTCGCCATCTGCATCGACTGCGACCCGCGCGCCATCGAGCGCCGCATCGAGCACCGCTTCCTCGACGTGAAGGCGGACAACCTGGAGCACGCCCTCCAGCTCGCCGTCGAGGCCCGCGACGCCCGCCGCCCGCTCTCCATCGGCCTCCTCGGCAACGCCGCCGAACTTCTGCCCCGGATGCTCGCCGAGAGCGCGCCCATCGACATCGTCACCGACCAGACCAGCGCCCACGACCCGCTGGCCTACCTGCCGCTCGGCGTCGACTTCGACGACATGGCCGACCTCGCCGCCGACAAGCCCGCCGACTTCACCCGGCGCGCCCGCGAGTCGATGGCCCGCCACGTCGAGGCCATGGTCGGCTTCATGGACGCCGGCGCCGAGGTCTTCGACTACGGCAACTCCATCCGCGGCGAGGCCCAGCTCGCCGGCTACGACCGCGCCTTCGACTTCCCCGGCTTCGTTCCCGCCTACATCCGCCCCCTCTTCTGCGAGGGCAAGGGCCCCTTCCGCTGGGCCGCGCTCTCCGGCGAGGCGTCCGACATCCACAAGACCGACAAGGCGATGCTGGAGCTGTTCCCGGAGAACGAGTCGCTGCACCGCTGGATCAGGATGGCCGGCGAGCGCGTCCACTTCCAGGGCCTGCCCGCCCGCATCTGCTGGCTCGGCTACGGCGAGCGCGACAAGGCCGGCGAGCGCTTCAACGACATGGTCGCGAGCGGCGAACTGGCCGCCCCGCTGGCCATCGGCCGCGACCACCTGGACTGCGGCTCGGTCGCCTCCCCGTACCGCGAGACCGAGGCCATGCTCGACGGCTCCGACGCCATCGCCGACTGGCCGCTGCTCAACGCCATGGTCAACGTCGCCTCCGGCGCCTCCTGGGTCTCCCTCCACCACGGCGGCGGCGTCGGCATGGGCCGCTCCATCCACGCGGGCCAGGTCTCCGTCGCCGACGGCACGAAGCTGGCGGGCGAGAAGATCCGCCGCGTGCTGACGAACGACCCGGGCATGGGCGTCATCCGCCACGTCGACGCCGGGTACGACATCGCCGAGAACGTCGCCGCCGACCAGGGCGTACGCGTCCCCATGACGGAGGGCAACTGA
- a CDS encoding STAS domain-containing protein, with amino-acid sequence MDRGTVGSANRGRLQVEARTEGRSEVVTPVGELDHHTADLLREPLESAVEQGRSRLVVDCSRLDFCDSTGLNVLLGARLKAEAAGGGVHLAGMLPVVARVFEITGAEAVFTVHATLEEALVT; translated from the coding sequence ATGGACCGCGGGACGGTCGGCAGTGCTAACCGGGGGCGACTTCAGGTCGAGGCCCGGACCGAGGGGCGCAGCGAGGTCGTGACGCCGGTGGGTGAGCTCGACCACCACACCGCCGATCTGCTGCGCGAGCCCCTGGAGAGTGCGGTCGAGCAGGGGCGTTCGCGCCTGGTGGTCGACTGCTCTCGCCTGGATTTCTGCGATTCCACCGGGTTGAACGTGCTGCTCGGCGCCCGCCTCAAGGCGGAGGCGGCCGGCGGAGGGGTTCATCTGGCCGGAATGCTGCCCGTCGTGGCGAGGGTGTTCGAGATCACTGGCGCGGAGGCGGTCTTCACCGTCCACGCCACGCTCGAAGAGGCCCTGGTCACCTGA
- a CDS encoding allantoate amidohydrolase: MPSGGPENTPGTPGGGPVTAPGTRERWRAGDSFLSMWRELAPIGRHPDSGGYRRYAWSPADLDCRAWFRAQAGARGLAYETDRNGNQWAWLGDPLAGDAVVTGSHLDSVPDGGAFDGPLGVVSSFAALDELHRRGVEFTRPLAIANFGDEEGARFGLACVGSRLAAGQLAVADAHRLRDGDGTSLPAAMEGAGYDPGTIGPDPERLARIGAFVELHVEQGRALDLTGDPVGIASAIWPHGRWRFDFRGEANHAGTTRLADRRDPMLTYAETVLAARREAELTGALATFGKIAVEPNGVNAIPSLVRGWLDSRAADQASLDAVVTGIERAAREYAERAGIDLHVVRESFTPVVAFEHALRDELGKILEGAGDTARPVPVLGTGAGHDAGILSASAPTAMLFVRNPTGISHSPAEHATEDDCTAGVEALADVLEGLACS, translated from the coding sequence ATGCCGTCCGGCGGGCCCGAGAACACCCCCGGCACGCCCGGGGGCGGACCGGTCACCGCTCCCGGCACCCGGGAGCGGTGGCGCGCGGGTGACTCCTTCCTCTCGATGTGGCGGGAGCTGGCCCCCATCGGGCGCCACCCCGACAGCGGCGGCTACCGGCGCTACGCCTGGTCGCCGGCGGACCTCGACTGCCGGGCCTGGTTCCGCGCGCAGGCCGGGGCGCGCGGCCTCGCGTACGAGACCGACCGCAACGGCAACCAATGGGCCTGGCTCGGCGACCCGCTGGCCGGGGACGCCGTCGTCACCGGCTCGCACCTGGACTCCGTCCCGGACGGCGGCGCCTTCGACGGGCCGCTCGGCGTGGTGTCGTCCTTTGCCGCGCTCGACGAACTCCACCGCAGGGGAGTGGAGTTCACCCGCCCCCTGGCGATCGCCAACTTCGGGGACGAGGAGGGCGCCCGCTTCGGTCTGGCCTGCGTCGGGTCCCGGCTCGCCGCCGGACAGCTCGCCGTGGCCGACGCCCACCGGCTGCGCGACGGGGACGGGACCAGCCTGCCCGCCGCCATGGAGGGAGCCGGATACGACCCCGGGACCATCGGCCCCGACCCGGAACGGCTCGCCCGGATCGGCGCGTTCGTCGAACTCCACGTCGAGCAGGGCCGCGCCCTCGACCTGACCGGCGACCCCGTCGGCATCGCCTCCGCCATCTGGCCGCACGGCCGCTGGCGGTTCGACTTCCGGGGCGAGGCCAACCACGCGGGCACCACCCGCCTCGCCGACCGCCGCGACCCGATGCTCACGTACGCCGAGACCGTCCTCGCCGCCCGCCGCGAAGCCGAACTGACCGGCGCTCTCGCCACCTTCGGCAAGATCGCCGTCGAGCCCAACGGCGTCAACGCCATCCCCTCCCTCGTGCGCGGCTGGCTCGACTCCCGCGCCGCCGACCAGGCCTCCCTCGACGCCGTCGTCACCGGAATCGAGCGCGCCGCCCGGGAGTACGCCGAGCGGGCCGGGATCGACCTCCACGTCGTGCGCGAGTCGTTCACGCCCGTCGTCGCGTTCGAGCACGCCCTGCGCGACGAGCTCGGCAAGATCCTGGAGGGGGCCGGCGACACGGCGCGGCCCGTGCCCGTCCTCGGCACCGGCGCGGGCCACGATGCGGGTATTTTGTCCGCCTCGGCGCCCACCGCCATGCTCTTCGTGCGCAACCCCACCGGCATCTCGCACTCACCCGCCGAGCACGCCACCGAGGACGACTGCACGGCCGGGGTCGAGGCACTCGCCGACGTACTGGAAGGTCTCGCGTGCAGCTGA
- a CDS encoding response regulator transcription factor gives MTRVLLAEDDASISEPLARALRREGYDVEVRQDGPTALDAGLQGGIDLVVLDLGLPGMDGLEVARRLRAGGHTIPILVLTARADEVDTVVGLDAGADDYVTKPFRLAELLARVRALLRRGASEPVPPPATHGVRIDVESHRAWMGDEELQLTAKEFDLLRVLIRDAGRVVTRDQLMREVWDTTWWSSTKTLDMHISWLRKKLGDDAANPRYIATVRGVGFRFEKS, from the coding sequence ATGACCCGTGTACTGCTCGCCGAGGACGACGCATCCATCTCGGAGCCACTGGCCCGCGCACTGCGTCGGGAGGGTTACGACGTCGAGGTCCGCCAGGACGGTCCGACCGCGCTCGACGCCGGACTCCAGGGCGGTATCGACCTGGTCGTCCTCGACCTGGGGCTCCCCGGCATGGACGGTCTCGAAGTCGCCCGCAGGCTTCGGGCCGGCGGCCACACCATCCCGATCCTGGTGCTGACGGCCCGCGCCGACGAGGTCGACACGGTCGTCGGTCTGGACGCGGGCGCCGACGACTACGTCACCAAGCCGTTCCGGCTCGCCGAGCTGCTCGCCCGGGTCCGCGCCCTGCTGCGCCGTGGGGCCTCCGAGCCCGTCCCGCCGCCCGCCACCCACGGAGTCAGGATCGACGTCGAATCGCACCGGGCCTGGATGGGCGACGAGGAACTCCAGCTCACCGCCAAGGAGTTCGACCTCCTGAGGGTCCTGATCCGGGACGCCGGCCGGGTCGTCACCCGCGACCAGCTGATGCGCGAGGTCTGGGACACCACCTGGTGGTCCTCCACCAAGACCCTCGACATGCACATCTCCTGGCTGCGCAAGAAGCTCGGTGACGACGCCGCCAATCCGCGCTACATCGCCACCGTCCGGGGCGTCGGCTTCCGGTTCGAGAAGAGCTGA
- the hutI gene encoding imidazolonepropionase — translation MTTTAITHIASLVTNDPSLGNGTPLGLIQDAAVVIDGDRIAWTGESSKAPATDNVLDAAGRAVVPGFVDSHSHLVFAGDRTQEFNARMSGQPYRAGGIRTTVAATRAASDEELSANVARYLAEALRQGTTTFETKSGYGLTVEDEARALRIASRHTDEVTYLGAHIVSPDYADDPAGYVDLVTGPMLEACAPHARWIDVFCEQGAFDGDQARAILTAGRAKGLHPRIHANQLTYGPGVQLAVELDAASADHCTHLTDADVDALGQGDTVATLLPGAEFSTRATWPDARRLLDAGATVALSTDCNPGSSFTSSVPFCVALAVRDMGMTPDEAIWSATAGGAAALRRTDIGRITPGARADLVLLDAPSHVHLAYRPGVPLVSAVWRSGQRVV, via the coding sequence ATGACGACCACAGCCATCACCCACATCGCCAGCCTGGTCACCAATGACCCCTCCCTCGGCAACGGGACCCCCCTGGGCCTGATCCAGGACGCGGCCGTCGTCATCGACGGCGACCGCATCGCGTGGACCGGTGAATCCAGCAAAGCACCCGCCACTGACAACGTCCTCGACGCGGCCGGCCGCGCGGTGGTCCCGGGCTTCGTCGACTCCCACTCCCACCTGGTCTTCGCGGGCGACCGCACCCAGGAGTTCAACGCCCGCATGTCCGGGCAGCCCTACCGCGCCGGCGGCATCCGCACCACCGTCGCCGCCACCCGGGCCGCCTCCGACGAGGAGCTCTCCGCCAACGTCGCGCGGTATCTCGCCGAGGCCCTGCGCCAGGGCACCACCACCTTCGAGACCAAGTCCGGCTACGGCCTCACCGTCGAGGACGAGGCCCGCGCCCTGCGGATCGCGTCCCGCCACACCGACGAGGTCACCTACCTGGGCGCCCACATCGTGTCCCCCGACTACGCCGACGACCCCGCAGGGTACGTCGACCTGGTCACCGGCCCGATGCTGGAGGCCTGCGCCCCGCACGCCCGCTGGATCGACGTGTTCTGCGAGCAGGGCGCCTTCGACGGCGACCAGGCCCGTGCCATCCTCACGGCGGGCCGCGCCAAGGGGCTGCACCCCCGGATCCACGCCAACCAGCTGACGTACGGCCCCGGCGTCCAGCTCGCCGTCGAGCTCGACGCCGCCTCGGCCGACCACTGCACCCACCTCACCGACGCGGACGTCGACGCGCTCGGCCAGGGCGACACGGTGGCCACGCTGCTCCCGGGCGCGGAGTTCTCCACCCGCGCCACCTGGCCCGATGCCCGCCGTCTTCTCGACGCGGGGGCCACCGTCGCACTCTCCACGGACTGCAACCCCGGCTCGTCGTTCACCTCGTCCGTGCCGTTCTGTGTCGCGCTGGCCGTGCGCGACATGGGGATGACCCCGGACGAGGCGATCTGGTCGGCCACGGCGGGCGGGGCCGCTGCCCTGCGGCGTACCGACATCGGCCGGATCACCCCCGGCGCCCGCGCCGACCTGGTCCTCCTGGACGCCCCGAGCCACGTCCACCTCGCCTACCGCCCGGGCGTCCCGCTGGTCAGCGCGGTCTGGCGGAGCGGGCAGCGGGTGGTGTGA
- a CDS encoding RNA polymerase sigma factor SigF has protein sequence MSPRLDEARTHNASSACPQGPINSDSPAASAVPGPRTSTTGFTGTTSDFSDAVGRGLEGLEGLPEIPPYAEIGALDARALSKTLFERLESLEEGTHEYSYVRNTLVELNLALVKFAASRFRSRSEPMEDIVQVGTIGLIKAIDRFELSRGVEFPTFAMPTIVGEIKRFFRDTSWSVRVPRRLQELRLDLAKAGDELSQQLDRAPTVAELSERLGITQDEVVEGMSASNAYTASSLDAKPEEDDHEGALADRIGYEDHGLEGIEYIESLKPLIAALPSRDRMILSLRFVSNMTQSEIGEELNISQMHVSRLLSRTLTKLRKGLTLEE, from the coding sequence ATGTCACCCCGGCTCGACGAAGCGCGTACCCACAACGCGTCGTCGGCATGTCCTCAGGGACCGATCAATTCCGACTCCCCCGCCGCGAGCGCCGTTCCCGGCCCGCGCACCAGCACCACCGGCTTCACCGGCACCACCTCAGACTTCTCCGACGCGGTCGGCAGGGGGCTCGAAGGACTCGAAGGACTTCCCGAGATCCCGCCCTACGCCGAAATAGGCGCTCTGGACGCCAGGGCCCTGTCGAAGACGCTCTTCGAGCGGCTGGAGTCCCTCGAAGAGGGCACCCACGAGTACAGCTACGTCCGCAACACCCTCGTCGAACTCAATCTCGCGCTCGTCAAGTTCGCCGCCTCCCGGTTCCGCTCCCGCAGCGAGCCGATGGAGGACATCGTCCAGGTCGGCACCATCGGCCTGATCAAGGCGATCGACCGGTTCGAGCTGAGCCGCGGCGTGGAGTTCCCCACCTTCGCGATGCCGACGATCGTCGGCGAGATCAAGCGCTTCTTCCGTGACACCAGCTGGTCCGTGCGCGTACCGCGCCGGCTCCAGGAGCTGCGGCTCGACCTGGCGAAGGCGGGCGACGAACTCTCCCAGCAGCTGGACCGCGCGCCCACCGTGGCGGAGCTGTCCGAGCGCCTCGGCATCACCCAGGACGAGGTCGTCGAGGGCATGTCCGCGAGCAACGCCTACACCGCGAGCTCGCTGGACGCCAAGCCCGAGGAGGACGACCACGAGGGCGCCCTCGCGGACCGCATCGGCTACGAGGACCACGGTCTCGAAGGCATCGAGTACATCGAGTCGCTGAAGCCGCTGATCGCCGCGCTGCCTTCCAGGGACCGGATGATCCTCTCGCTCCGCTTCGTCAGCAACATGACGCAGTCGGAGATCGGCGAGGAACTGAACATCTCGCAGATGCACGTGTCCCGGCTGCTCTCCCGGACGCTGACCAAGCTCCGCAAGGGTCTGACCCTGGAGGAGTGA
- a CDS encoding ATP-binding protein, with the protein MSTTRQHPPGDLGREPDGAGAASTVPAARQWRTLSLGQAAGIVPAARDFARQALHDWGWLPASTADRRAAAEDVLLVVSELVTNACLHAEGPEELRIGHTSKVLRVEVVDRGAGQPAPRTPHRAGRPGGHGMFIVQRLCLDWGVLRTPDAPGKTVWAELAAPA; encoded by the coding sequence ATGAGCACCACCCGGCAGCATCCGCCGGGCGACCTCGGTCGCGAGCCGGACGGAGCGGGCGCAGCCTCGACCGTCCCGGCCGCGCGGCAGTGGCGCACGCTCTCACTGGGGCAGGCCGCGGGCATCGTTCCTGCGGCCCGCGACTTCGCTCGGCAGGCGCTGCACGACTGGGGCTGGCTCCCGGCGTCCACCGCGGACCGCAGGGCCGCCGCCGAGGACGTCCTGCTGGTCGTCTCCGAGCTGGTGACCAACGCCTGTCTGCACGCGGAGGGCCCCGAGGAGCTGCGGATCGGCCACACCTCCAAGGTGCTGCGCGTGGAGGTCGTCGACCGGGGGGCCGGCCAGCCCGCGCCCCGTACGCCCCATCGCGCCGGCCGGCCCGGGGGGCACGGCATGTTCATCGTGCAGCGCCTCTGCCTCGACTGGGGTGTCCTGCGCACGCCGGACGCCCCGGGCAAGACCGTCTGGGCGGAGCTGGCCGCGCCGGCCTAG